The proteins below are encoded in one region of Terriglobia bacterium:
- a CDS encoding N-acyl homoserine lactonase family protein produces MGNWEIYAVRYAHHERTARENFVVSDPHDDSPMPLDYYVWAVRSGSQTFVIDTGFDEATARKRGRTFIKSPEDGLRAIGIEPSKVEDVIITHMHYDHSGNHDLFPNARFHIQDREMQFCTGRHMSHAFMRWPFDAEDVSAMIRRLFAGRLVFHNGDEEVAPGLSVHHVGGHTMGMQIVRVETRRGSVVLASDASHLYANIERGIPYPVAFNLAEVGEGYRRAYALASSREHVIPGHDPLVAARYPSPAGELKGWVVRLD; encoded by the coding sequence TCGTCTCGGATCCGCACGACGATTCGCCGATGCCGCTCGATTACTACGTCTGGGCAGTCCGGTCCGGCAGCCAGACCTTCGTCATCGATACCGGGTTTGACGAAGCGACGGCCCGCAAGCGCGGCCGTACATTCATAAAAAGTCCCGAGGACGGCCTGCGCGCGATCGGCATCGAACCGTCCAAGGTCGAGGACGTGATCATCACGCACATGCACTACGATCACTCCGGAAACCACGACCTCTTCCCTAACGCCCGCTTTCACATCCAGGACCGCGAGATGCAGTTCTGCACGGGCCGCCATATGTCGCATGCCTTCATGCGCTGGCCCTTCGATGCCGAAGACGTCTCCGCCATGATCCGCCGGCTCTTCGCTGGACGCCTGGTCTTTCACAACGGCGACGAGGAAGTCGCCCCCGGCCTCAGTGTCCATCATGTCGGCGGCCACACGATGGGTATGCAGATTGTCCGGGTCGAAACACGGCGCGGAAGCGTCGTCCTCGCATCGGACGCATCCCACCTGTACGCCAATATCGAGCGTGGAATTCCCTATCCTGTGGCGTTCAATCTTGCGGAGGTCGGCGAAGGCTACCGTCGCGCATATGCGCTGGCGAGTTCACGCGAGCACGTCATACCGGGACATGATCCCCTGGTTGCTGCACGATATCCCTCACCGGCCGGAGAGCTGAAAGGTTGGGTCGTCCGGCTCGACTGA